One part of the Desulfovibrio sp. genome encodes these proteins:
- the murC gene encoding UDP-N-acetylmuramate--L-alanine ligase yields the protein MNSKIRRIHMVGIGGAGMSGIAEVLLNQGYEVSGSDMSDSAVVRHLRELGAHVAVGHAAENVGDVQVLVKSTAINDENPELVEARRRNIAIIPRAEMLAELMRLRQGIAIAGTHGKTTTTSLTASIFDTAGLDPTVIIGGRLNAYGTNAHLGHGEYLIAEADESDGSFLCLLPIINVVTNVDEDHLDHYKTRAGIDDAFVQFMNNVPFYGLNIVCGDDPGVRALLARVKRPVLTYGFAEDNVLRAVPLECGVRNHFEVWRNGAKLGEVSLPQPGRHNMLNALAAIGAAMEVDISFEKCAEGLNGFGGVGRRFEFKGEKSGVTVVDDYGHHPAEIAATLATARQVFPGRRIVAAFQPHRFSRTQAHFGEFCKVFDNVDQLLLTEIYAASEKPIPGVSGQSLAQGIRQVSTTPVEYFQTLNDLAASLHNILKEGDVLLTLGAGSITRLGPAWLEGQNHA from the coding sequence ATGAACAGCAAGATTCGGCGTATTCATATGGTTGGCATTGGCGGCGCGGGTATGAGCGGCATTGCCGAGGTTCTTCTCAATCAGGGCTATGAGGTTTCTGGCTCGGACATGAGTGATTCTGCCGTTGTGCGTCATCTTCGCGAGCTTGGCGCGCATGTGGCTGTTGGGCACGCTGCGGAAAACGTGGGTGATGTGCAGGTGCTGGTGAAGTCTACCGCCATCAACGACGAAAACCCCGAACTGGTTGAAGCACGCCGCCGTAATATTGCCATCATTCCTCGCGCCGAAATGCTGGCCGAACTCATGCGCCTGCGGCAGGGCATTGCCATTGCCGGTACACATGGCAAAACCACAACCACGTCGCTTACTGCTTCTATTTTTGATACAGCTGGGCTTGACCCCACGGTTATCATCGGCGGCCGGCTAAACGCTTATGGAACCAATGCCCATCTCGGGCACGGTGAATATCTGATAGCCGAAGCCGACGAGTCTGACGGCTCATTCCTCTGCCTTCTGCCCATCATCAATGTGGTCACCAATGTGGACGAAGACCATCTGGACCACTACAAGACCCGCGCGGGTATTGATGATGCCTTTGTGCAGTTCATGAACAACGTGCCTTTTTACGGGCTCAACATTGTCTGCGGTGACGACCCCGGTGTGCGTGCCTTGCTTGCGCGCGTCAAGCGCCCCGTGCTGACCTACGGCTTTGCAGAGGACAACGTGCTGCGCGCCGTTCCTCTGGAATGCGGGGTTCGCAACCACTTTGAAGTATGGCGCAACGGTGCCAAGCTGGGCGAGGTAAGCCTGCCCCAGCCTGGCCGCCACAACATGCTCAATGCCCTTGCCGCCATTGGCGCAGCCATGGAAGTGGACATCAGCTTTGAAAAGTGCGCCGAGGGCCTCAATGGTTTTGGTGGCGTGGGGCGGCGCTTTGAGTTCAAGGGCGAAAAGAGCGGCGTGACCGTGGTTGACGACTATGGACATCACCCGGCGGAAATTGCGGCCACCCTTGCCACAGCACGCCAGGTTTTTCCTGGCCGTCGCATTGTGGCAGCTTTTCAGCCGCACCGTTTCAGCCGCACTCAGGCCCATTTTGGTGAATTCTGCAAAGTTTTTGACAATGTGGACCAGCTGTTGCTCACAGAGATTTATGCGGCTTCTGAAAAGCCCATTCCCGGTGTTTCGGGGCAGAGCCTTGCCCAGGGTATCCGGCAGGTTTCCACAACGCCCGTGGAGTACTTTCAGACGCTCAACGATCTTGCCGCCAGCCTGCACAATATTCTGAAAGAAGGTGACGTGCTGCTGACCCTTGGCGCTGGCAGCATTACCCGTCTTGGCCCCGCATGGCTGGAAGGACAGAATCATGCGTGA
- the murB gene encoding UDP-N-acetylmuramate dehydrogenase, with amino-acid sequence MMREMPAPFLAPRTTLRIGGTAIAELVLERHEDLYLLPDKLKALGGTPLVLGAGSNILAHDGELPLVLIRPFFSDGPQIVGEHEGRILVRAGAGVPMARLLRFCAVNGLSGLEGLVGIPGSVGGAVAMNAGSHGTETCKNIYSIQAFVDNTIQRISVNALQYGYRTLRINGKKNDFIVLEATFGLTVGERDGICNCMRHNFFKKKSKQPVTAWSAGCVFKNPTPEMSAGKLLDEAGFKGKKLGGMAFSSLHANFLINEGKGSATAALALLQEARETVRQRFGIELEPEVRIVPCPLP; translated from the coding sequence ATCATGCGTGAGATGCCCGCACCCTTTCTTGCCCCTCGCACCACGCTGCGCATAGGCGGAACCGCCATTGCCGAGCTTGTGCTTGAAAGGCATGAAGATCTTTATCTGTTACCAGATAAACTCAAGGCTCTTGGCGGAACTCCGCTGGTGTTGGGTGCTGGTAGCAATATTCTTGCCCATGATGGCGAGTTGCCGCTGGTGCTTATACGGCCTTTTTTTAGCGACGGCCCGCAGATTGTAGGCGAGCACGAGGGCAGGATTCTTGTGCGCGCCGGTGCGGGTGTGCCCATGGCCCGACTGTTGCGTTTTTGTGCAGTAAACGGACTTAGCGGTCTTGAAGGCCTTGTGGGCATACCTGGCAGCGTGGGTGGTGCAGTAGCCATGAACGCTGGCTCGCACGGTACGGAAACGTGCAAGAATATTTATAGTATTCAGGCCTTTGTTGATAACACCATTCAGCGCATCAGCGTGAATGCACTGCAGTACGGCTATCGCACACTTCGTATCAACGGGAAAAAGAATGATTTTATCGTCTTGGAAGCCACATTTGGCTTGACCGTAGGTGAAAGGGATGGCATCTGTAATTGCATGCGTCACAACTTTTTTAAGAAAAAGTCTAAACAACCTGTGACGGCCTGGAGCGCGGGGTGCGTTTTCAAAAATCCCACGCCAGAAATGTCTGCCGGAAAGCTGCTTGATGAAGCAGGTTTTAAGGGCAAAAAGCTTGGGGGAATGGCTTTTTCATCCCTGCACGCAAATTTTTTGATTAACGAAGGCAAGGGTAGCGCAACAGCAGCCCTGGCCCTGTTGCAAGAGGCCCGGGAAACTGTGCGGCAACGGTTCGGCATTGAGCTTGAGCCGGAGGTCAGGATAGTACCATGCCCCTTGCCCTGA
- a CDS encoding FtsQ-type POTRA domain-containing protein — MPLALKKSGKKARNSYTRSSAPAKKSGSGRGPEIRFGGIVTGVFKRLKGFSGLKSLAALTVLLAGLGLIIAGVCYSSLWLYNKAITSDFFTTRHVDVTGNVRLSHDMVLQYGGIREGDNSLAVSIAKVERNLRKTPWVEEASVKRLLPDRFVIRLKERLPSFWVHRDGVLYYANELGEIIAPVESKNFLSLPTLRVDPGAEDALPYLTRLMKGMQSGLLPIEAGAVSSVSVSPGKGIEIYLEDREMRLSIATDDWEGNLSRLSLTLGDLARRHELRNVREIRSVNGNVWVLLNQPA, encoded by the coding sequence ATGCCCCTTGCCCTGAAAAAGAGCGGTAAAAAAGCCCGCAATTCCTATACACGATCGTCTGCGCCAGCCAAAAAGAGTGGCAGCGGCAGGGGGCCGGAAATACGGTTTGGGGGAATTGTAACTGGTGTTTTTAAAAGGCTCAAAGGCTTCAGCGGCCTTAAAAGCCTTGCGGCGCTTACAGTTCTGCTTGCCGGTCTTGGTCTGATTATCGCGGGTGTCTGTTATTCATCGCTGTGGCTCTACAACAAGGCCATAACAAGCGATTTTTTCACCACCCGGCACGTTGATGTGACAGGCAATGTGCGGCTCTCGCACGATATGGTGCTGCAATACGGCGGCATACGCGAGGGCGACAATAGCCTGGCTGTGAGCATCGCCAAGGTTGAAAGAAATTTGCGCAAAACGCCCTGGGTAGAAGAAGCCTCAGTCAAGCGGCTGCTGCCCGACAGGTTTGTGATCAGGCTCAAGGAGCGTTTACCTTCATTTTGGGTGCACAGGGATGGTGTGCTTTATTACGCCAACGAGCTTGGCGAGATAATTGCCCCGGTGGAAAGCAAAAACTTTCTTTCGCTGCCCACGCTGCGTGTTGACCCAGGTGCAGAAGACGCTCTGCCGTATCTGACGCGTCTGATGAAGGGTATGCAAAGCGGTTTGCTGCCCATTGAGGCGGGGGCTGTTTCATCTGTCAGCGTAAGCCCCGGCAAGGGGATTGAAATTTATCTTGAAGACAGGGAAATGCGGCTTTCCATCGCTACAGACGACTGGGAAGGCAACCTTTCCCGGTTAAGTCTGACATTGGGCGATCTGGCCCGCAGACACGAACTGCGCAATGTACGCGAGATTCGATCTGTTAACGGCAATGTTTGGGTTTTACTTAACCAGCCAGCGTAA
- the ftsA gene encoding cell division protein FtsA — translation MNKSELIVGLDIGTTKICAVVGELSESGLVDVVGIGTSVSTGLRKGVVVNIEQTVQSIRKAVEDAELMAGCEIHSVYVGIAGSHIMGINSHGVIAVKGGEVAQRDIERALDAARAVAIPADREVIHILPQEYIVDNQRGIADPLGMAGVRLEVKVHIVTGAVSSAQNIVRSCHRSQLEVADIALESLASAKAVLTEEEREIGVALVDLGGGTTDIAVFANDAIKHTAVLALGGQNLSNDIAFGLRTPIASAEKIKLKYGCALADLVRNDEFIEVPSVGGREPRRLSRQVLAEICEPRMEEILYLVDQTLVRSGYKDMIGAGVVLTGGTALIEGCQELGEQIFNLPTRIGYPRNIGGLKDVVNSPKFSTAVGLLRYGAEKELSGQKKFTTRSESGVFDGVLSRMKKWFADIS, via the coding sequence ATGAATAAATCCGAGCTCATCGTTGGCCTTGACATCGGCACCACAAAGATCTGCGCTGTGGTGGGTGAACTGTCGGAGTCGGGTCTTGTAGATGTGGTGGGCATCGGTACCAGTGTTTCCACTGGCTTGCGCAAGGGCGTAGTGGTCAATATCGAGCAGACCGTCCAGTCCATCCGCAAAGCTGTGGAAGACGCGGAGCTCATGGCCGGCTGCGAGATCCACTCTGTGTATGTGGGCATTGCAGGCAGCCACATAATGGGCATCAACAGCCACGGCGTTATCGCCGTAAAGGGCGGCGAGGTTGCGCAGCGCGATATAGAGCGCGCCCTGGATGCCGCAAGGGCTGTGGCCATTCCCGCTGACCGCGAGGTCATCCATATTCTACCTCAGGAATACATAGTTGATAACCAGCGCGGCATTGCCGACCCGCTCGGCATGGCTGGTGTGCGCCTTGAAGTGAAGGTGCACATTGTCACCGGCGCTGTTTCTTCTGCACAAAACATTGTGCGCTCGTGCCATCGCAGCCAGCTTGAAGTGGCCGATATTGCCCTTGAATCGCTGGCCTCAGCCAAGGCTGTGCTGACCGAAGAAGAACGCGAAATCGGCGTTGCACTGGTCGACCTTGGCGGCGGCACCACCGATATTGCCGTGTTTGCCAACGATGCCATAAAGCACACAGCCGTTCTGGCGCTAGGCGGGCAGAATCTCTCCAACGACATTGCCTTTGGTCTGCGCACCCCCATTGCTTCTGCCGAAAAAATCAAGCTCAAATACGGTTGCGCGCTTGCCGACCTTGTTCGCAACGACGAATTCATCGAGGTTCCAAGCGTGGGCGGGCGCGAACCGCGCCGCCTTTCGCGCCAGGTTCTGGCCGAAATCTGCGAGCCCCGCATGGAAGAAATTCTGTACCTTGTTGATCAGACCCTCGTACGCTCCGGCTACAAGGACATGATAGGCGCGGGCGTGGTGCTTACGGGCGGCACGGCGCTTATCGAAGGCTGCCAGGAACTGGGCGAGCAGATTTTCAATCTGCCCACGCGCATTGGCTACCCGCGTAACATCGGGGGCCTCAAGGACGTGGTCAACAGCCCCAAGTTTTCAACTGCGGTTGGCCTGCTGCGTTACGGCGCAGAAAAAGAACTTTCCGGGCAGAAAAAATTTACCACACGTAGCGAAAGCGGCGTTTTTGACGGCGTCCTTTCACGTATGAAAAAGTGGTTTGCGGACATTTCATAA
- the ftsZ gene encoding cell division protein FtsZ yields MAQSIVDDIDTSLASNAKIKVIGVGGGGGNAVQNMIASGLRGVQFVCANTDVQALNKNGASVKVQLGEKLTKGLGAGANPSIGREAAVESVGSIREAIGDADMVFVTAGMGGGTGTGAAPVVAQAAKEMGALTVGVVTKPFSFEGAKRKRAAEAGLEEFKQHVDCLITIPNDRLLAFAPKKAPFSEMLQKANDVLYYAVKGISDVIVGEGLINLDFADVRTTMAEAGMALMGTGIASGENRAREAAQRAIMSPLLEDVSLESAKAVLYNITAPTDITADEIAEIGEIIGDATPEDANIIFGVVFDDNIGDEIRLTVIATGIDSPQIIQPVQVPAATVTNFRKPGPDAVVAEPRRNTSRLSQQGMMEEQERVESRLPQSSRRSEVERWYDENSSRPSYLQKREVVGQPRRRQHNPGHEDFTYDEDDFEIPTFIRTQAD; encoded by the coding sequence ATGGCTCAGTCAATCGTTGATGATATCGATACCTCGTTGGCCAGCAATGCCAAGATCAAGGTTATTGGCGTAGGTGGCGGCGGCGGTAACGCTGTGCAGAACATGATTGCATCTGGTCTGCGCGGTGTGCAGTTTGTTTGCGCCAATACCGACGTACAGGCGCTGAACAAGAATGGCGCTTCCGTTAAAGTGCAGCTGGGCGAAAAGCTTACCAAGGGTCTTGGCGCTGGTGCCAACCCCTCCATTGGCCGTGAGGCCGCTGTGGAAAGCGTGGGCAGCATCCGTGAAGCCATCGGCGATGCCGACATGGTTTTTGTTACCGCTGGCATGGGCGGCGGCACCGGTACTGGCGCGGCCCCCGTGGTTGCGCAGGCCGCCAAGGAAATGGGCGCTCTTACCGTGGGTGTTGTGACCAAGCCCTTCAGCTTTGAAGGTGCCAAACGCAAGCGTGCGGCCGAAGCTGGTCTTGAAGAATTCAAGCAGCACGTTGACTGCCTCATCACCATTCCCAACGACCGTCTGCTTGCCTTTGCTCCCAAAAAAGCTCCCTTCTCCGAAATGCTTCAGAAGGCCAATGACGTGCTGTACTACGCCGTCAAGGGTATCTCTGACGTGATCGTGGGCGAAGGCCTCATCAACCTTGACTTTGCCGACGTGCGTACCACCATGGCAGAAGCCGGTATGGCCCTCATGGGTACTGGCATCGCCTCTGGTGAAAATCGCGCCCGCGAGGCCGCCCAGCGCGCCATCATGAGCCCCCTGCTTGAAGATGTCTCGCTTGAGAGCGCCAAGGCGGTTCTGTACAACATCACCGCCCCCACCGACATTACTGCTGATGAAATCGCCGAAATCGGCGAAATCATCGGTGATGCCACCCCCGAAGATGCCAACATCATCTTTGGTGTTGTGTTTGACGACAACATCGGTGACGAAATCCGCCTTACCGTCATTGCCACCGGCATTGATTCGCCCCAGATCATCCAGCCCGTGCAGGTCCCTGCCGCCACGGTTACCAATTTCCGCAAGCCCGGTCCTGATGCCGTGGTTGCCGAACCCCGTCGTAATACTTCGCGCCTTTCGCAGCAGGGTATGATGGAAGAGCAGGAACGTGTTGAATCGCGCCTGCCCCAGTCTTCGCGCCGCTCTGAGGTGGAACGCTGGTACGACGAAAACAGCAGCCGTCCCTCGTATCTGCAGAAGCGTGAAGTTGTGGGCCAGCCCCGTCGTCGCCAGCACAATCCTGGCCACGAAGACTTCACCTACGACGAGGATGATTTCGAAATTCCTACCTTCATCCGCACCCAGGCCGACTAG
- a CDS encoding RNA-binding protein → MAVSIYVGNLPFSATQEGVEALFAPYGDPLSVKLIMDRETGRPRGFGFVEMDEADAHKAIEALNGTDFGGRTLRINQAEERRPAPRRW, encoded by the coding sequence ATGGCTGTTTCCATTTATGTCGGCAATCTGCCCTTTTCCGCCACCCAGGAAGGCGTTGAAGCCCTGTTCGCCCCTTACGGCGATCCCCTTTCCGTCAAGCTCATCATGGACCGCGAAACCGGCCGTCCCCGTGGCTTTGGTTTTGTTGAAATGGACGAAGCCGACGCTCACAAGGCCATCGAAGCCCTGAACGGCACCGATTTTGGCGGTCGCACCCTGCGTATCAACCAGGCTGAAGAACGTCGCCCCGCGCCCCGCCGCTGGTAG
- a CDS encoding dual CXXC motif small (seleno)protein yields the protein MAFFAPRDVKTTLVCPTCGAPLHIARTCHEVYMHCPACKAQFPLQDYIRQADEAMEHFMENVYCNRI from the coding sequence ATGGCCTTTTTTGCACCACGTGACGTTAAGACAACGTTAGTATGCCCCACCTGCGGCGCCCCCCTGCACATAGCCCGCACCTGCCACGAAGTGTATATGCACTGCCCGGCCTGCAAGGCCCAGTTTCCGCTCCAGGATTATATCCGTCAGGCAGACGAAGCCATGGAGCATTTTATGGAAAACGTATACTGCAACCGCATTTAG